The genomic segment AATTGGGTAAACAGAAACTTGTTTTTTATCGCGACCTTTGCGTTCAAAGCGTACAACGCCTTCAACTTTTGCAAACAAAGTGTCATCTCCACCACGTCCAACGTTGATACCTGGATAAATGTGAGTACCGCGTTGACGATAAAGAATTGATCCACCAGTTACAGTTTGTCCGTCAGCCGCTTTAGCTCCAAGACGTTTTGCTTGTGAATCGCGTCCGTTAGATGTAGAACCTCCACCTTTTTTATGGGCGAAAAGTTGCAGATTAGCAAGATTCATTTTCAACATAATGTTTTTCCTCCGTGTTAGTTTTCTGTGATAACTCTTGTCTGGACGAACTCAGCTGAGTCCTCCGATAGGTTTGCCATACCCAAGAAGAATGATTCAAAGAAAAGTTGAGTCATTTCTCTTTGGTGAGGTGGAATATCCGTAGGAATCTCTACTCGTAAAAATCCACCTTCTTCTTCGTTTAATTCTAAGATTGGTTCATAGCCTGCGAATTTTTCAATCGAATTGATGAAATTTATGGCAAGCGTAGAAACCGACGCACACACGACATCAAAGCCGTATTCGCCACTTTCGGCGTGTCCAGTAATTTCTGCACTCCTCAGCTCACCATCCTCGGCTCGTTCAAAGACTGCTTGTATCATGTGCTCTCCTTAAAAATTAAGCGTTGATTGCATTGATGACAACCTTAGTATATGGTTGACGGTGACCTTGTTTACGATGGCTACCTTTTTTAGGTTTGTACTTGTAAGTAACAACCTTCTTTTGTTTTCCTTGTTTTTCAACAGTTCCAACAACAGTAGCTCCAGAAACAAGCGGAGTTCCGACAACAGTGTTTTCACCACCAACAAGAACAACTTCGTCAAATGTTACATCTTGACCAGCTTCAACGTCTAATTTTTCAACGTAGATTGCTTGACCAACTTCAACTTTAACTTGTTTGCCGCCAGTTTTAATGATTGCGTATGTGCTCATTATGCACCTCCTATGAATTTTACGGGTTCCCCCTAATTTTGTGAAGACTCGCCTAGCATCGTGGGACGAACCACTTATGACGATGTTCGAGCGGTTGCACAGGCTGTGCATAGTCAACTCTCTAAGTATAGCATTTCTAGAATTATTTGACAAGTATTTTTTATCAAAAGACTAACTGAGTAGCTTTTAGTAATTTCCCAGAATAACTTCCAATCTCAAAATCCGTTCTTATTACAACAATCCTTCAATCATCTCATCCACTTCGTCTGTTTCTGCTTCTGGTGTGATTTCAGTAATGATGATATCAGCAACAGCACGTTCCACTAATCCTTCCACATCCATACGTGTTTCGTATTGCTCTGCATTTTTTATCTTTGGATTGGTTTTCGGACGATCTGGGGCAAAAATGGTACAGCAATCTTCAAAGGGCTGAATTGAGATATTAAAGGTATCAATCTTTTCAGCAATGTCAATGATTTCCAGCTTATCCATAGTCACAACTGGGCGAATAATTGGAGTGTTAGTGACAGCATTGATTGCTTGCATGCTTTCTAGCGTTTGGCTAGCAACTTGACCAAGGCTTTCTCCGTTGATGATAACGAGCCCACCACGTTCTTCACGAATGCGATCTGTAATGCGCATCATAAAGCGTCGAGTTAGGGTCATCAGATAAGCTTCTGGTGCTTTCGCTTTAATTTCTTCTTGAATTTCTGTAAATGGCACTTCAATAAATTGAATATTGCCACCAAATTTGGTTAATTTGCGCGTCAAATCTTGCGCCTTTTTGAGAGCACCGGGACTTGTATAAGGGGGGCTAGCAAAGTGCACCGCTTCAATATCCACCCCGCGTTTTAGAGCTAGATAGCCTGCAACGGGTGAATCAATCCCGCCTGACATCATCAGCATACCTTTTCCAGATGTTCCGACAGGAAGACCGCCTGCTCCACGAATCGTTTCATAGGACAGATAGGCTGCTTCTTCGCGGATTTCTACTTGCAGTGTAATATCTGGTGCTTTCATCTTGACTTGAACATGTGGAATCGCATCAAAGACTGCATTTCCCAAGGTCTGGTTCAATTCACGACTATCCAATTCAAAATTGTGGTCACTGCGTTTGCTGGCAATCTTGAAAGTCATCCCCTCTTTATAAATCTTTTTCATAATTGTCTGCACCGCTTCAACTAAAGCTGGTACTGATTTTTCAATCTTATAAGACGGAGAGAAATTTTGAATCCCAAAAATCTGTTTGAGCGATTCTGCAACTGGTTGATAAGCCGTTCCATGAAGATAGACATGTGCACGATCTCGGTCTGCTTTCACATGCACATCTGGGTAGATAGAGAGGACTGCTTGCATATTGCGTTTCAATTTGTTAATAAAACGCATGCGATTTTTTCCTTTAGTTGAAAGCTCGCCGTAGCGAACCATAATTTCTGAATATTGCATTGCTTACCTTACTTTTCTAGTTTTTTCATAAATGAGTTTAAACGTTGTCAGGAATTGCTCCATCTGACTCATATCATTATCGACATCCAGACTAATTCGCACAGCCGTTTGAGCTAAGGATTTGTCAACACCCATGGCTATCAAAGTTCCAGCTGGTTTGCCAGCTTTAGAGGAACAAGCACTCGTAGTAGAGATATAAATGTCATACTCTTCAAAAGCATGAACCACTACTTCACCTCGTACGCCTTTAATCCCAAAAGTCAGGATATGGGGCGCAAACTCTTCTATTCCTGAAAAAATCGTCACATCAGGGTATTTCGCTAGCTCTTCTAAGATAACCTCTTTCATCTTGGTCGTTCGTGTGATGAAGACTTCCAAATTTTCCATAGACATGCGCAAGGCTTTTGCAGTTGCTGCAATGCCCGCCAAATTTTCAGTTGTAGAACGCTTGTCTGATTCTTGACCGCCACCATTCAACAGCGGACTGATTTTCTTACCAGACTTGATATAGACAAAACCAACACCTCGTAAACCATGAAATTTATGGCTAGAAAACGTCGCAAGGTCCACGCGATCAGTTAAATAATTTTCCGTTGGAATCTTGGCTATGGCTTGAACCGCATCCACATGAAAAGAAACTGTTGGCCTATCCACTAAAAGCTTTGAAATAGCTTTAATCGGCTGAACAGAACCGATTTCATTGTTGATAGCCATGACAGAAACTAGAGTAGTATCTGGTCGGATAAGGTCTGCTAATTTTTCAACCTCTACAAAACCTTTGTTATCGATAGGTGCAAAGTCTATTTCAAATCCTTGCTCTTTCAGCCAGAGTGCGGATTCTTTCACTGCTGGATGCTCAATAGCAGATACAATGAGATGCTTGCCATAGCGTGCTTTTTCAAAAGCCACACCCTTGATAACCCAATTATCTCCTTCTGTCCCTCCAGACGTAAAAAAAATCTCCTGAGAAGATTTACCTAAAAGACCTGCAATCTGCTTGCGTGATGCATCTAACAAGCGCGTTGCTTGACTACCCAAACTATGAAGACTGGAAGGGTTCCCCCAGATTTTTGAAGCAACTTCTGTATAAGTAGCCAAAGCCTCTGGGTAAGGCTTTGTAGTTGCCGAATTATCTAAATAAATCATCTTAAACCTCTATATTTCAATACCCTTATTGTAACATGAAAAAGAAATAGGAACAACAGAGAAAGTCGTAAATAAAAGCTCTCTAAGCGGAAAACTTAGAGAGATGACAACTATATTATTTTCTTAATAGTCATAAAATTCATGTAAAAGAACAGATAATTCCTGTTGCTGCTCAATGAGAATTTTTCCGATTGTCGTTGATTTTATCAAGGTTCGTTCGCGAACGTGCTCAATTACTCTCTTCAAGGAAGATAAATCTAAAGCTTCCTCAATCATTTTTTGGACGTTTTGGAAAGGTTGATGCGTCACAATTTGGAAACCATAAGAATTATTAAGCAAGGAATAGCCAGCAATTCCTGTTTTCTTTTGATAAGCTTCGCACAAACCACCATCAATAACGAACAGCATTCCTTCACCTCGAATCGGCGATTCTCCCTTCAGCGTTTTCACAGGTGTATGCCCATTTACAATCCTAGAATGTTCTGAAAAAAGCCCAAATTCTTCTAAAATTAACTTGCATATATTGGCAGAATTCCGATAAGAAAAATAAGGATTTTCTTTTTCAACGTGCGTCTGTTTATCCTCGATAAAATAACGTTCTAGAGTTGTCATTTTGTCTTTACCAAACAAAGGAGACAACTTCCCATTCCAACAGTACCAGATAAGATCAGTTGAGAAATCGTTCTGAATTTCTGGATTTTTAGAACTTTCTCGAATATGGTATTCAAAAAAGTCGAGCAATTCTTTACCAGCATAGCGGATTTGATTGATTTGCAAAGGTTGAAAGTCTCCTGATGTCTCTAGAGGGATACAGCCATGAAACAGGAGATGATTGTTATAAATCTTATACATGGAACCCTTGTTCATCAAAAAAGAAATCTGGTTCTTGAGCTGAATAGAATGCTGGAATGAATCCAGCAAAGTAGCAACCACTTCTTCTTCCACATCCGTTAATTCCTCTGGCTTTTGGGGATTAATCGTTTGAAAACAAGTATTAGCTAAGAAATGCTTCTTCTCTTCTATCATGACACTCTCTTCCCAGTAATCAATCTTATCCAGAGTAAGGTGTTGAGACATATTAAATTCTGGTCGTCTTTTGATGAGCTGATTTTCCAATTTAAACTGGATAATCGCTAAAGCTTGGTGAATCTTCTCCAACTGAAGAATTTCCTCAGGAGAATAATCGTCACTTCTTTTTCCTAACTTAGGTTTGAATTTTGCATTTTCCGAATAAGTCTTTTCAGCAAAGAGGACGAGTGGTCTTAGATTAAGACCATAAGCACGCTCAATATCGTAAAGATACCCGTACCTAGCAGCTATTCGTAAGAGAATGAGTAGACATTCTTTTGAGCCGAAGAAAGCCCCCATCCAGATAATGTCGTGGTTGCCCCACTGAATATCAACAGAATGATAAGCCATGAGTTCATTCATTACTTTATCCGCTGCTGCTCCGCGATCAAAAATATCACCAACTATGTGAAGATGATCAATGATTAATTGCCGAATGACCGTTGATAATGCCGAAATAAATTGACTTGCTTCACCTAAATCAATCAAATAGTTCTGAATCGTTTCAAAATAAATATTGCTATCCGGCAGATTTCTATCAGTGTAAAGCAATTCCTCAATAATGTAAGCATATTGTGGCGGCAAGGCTTTCCTTACTTTAGAGCGTGTGTATTTGGCTGCTACAAAAGCTAGCAAAGTCAACAGATTTTGAATGATTTCTCCATACCAACTTTTATCTTTCAAAGGATAAAGGAACCCATCGCTCAAAACTTCCTGAGGATACGCAATTAGTAAGGTCAGCTTGTCTTTTTCCTCTTTTGATAATTTCTCTCCAAAGCAATCATTGATTTTTTCGTTCAGGTTTCCTGCACAGGTTCTCAAGATATAGTCAAAAGCCTCAAACTCACCATGAATATCACTAAGGTACAACTCGGTTCCCTTTGGTAAATTTAAAATGGCTTCCAGATTGATTAACTCTGTGATGACCTTTTGCTTAGAATCAAACTCTTTTAATAGAATTCGTTTGTATTGCTCCATTCGTTCACCTCATTTCAATACAATACTATATTTAATACTTATTTGAAGACAGAGATTTCAAATGTTCTTCAATAATGCAAGCCGTTTCTTCAATAGATTTATCGGTAATATTGATGATATAAGCCTGATGCTTTTGAAAAACTTTCTTGGAATAATCTAGTTCTTCATAAATTTTTTCTACATCTGTATAGCTTGTAGCTTGTGTCAAACCGAGCGCATCCAAGCGATTGCTTCTCACTTTAGCCAATTTATCCGGATCACAGACCAACCCAATCATTCTTCTTTTATCTACTTTATCTAAAACTTGTGGTAGTGGAACTTCAGGGATCAAGGGAAGATTTGATACTTTATAACCTTTATTAGCTAAATAGATACTGAGTGGAGTCTTGGAAGTTCGAGAAACTCCCAGAATCACAAGGTCTGACTCCAAAAATCCTTGCGGGTTCTTGCCGTCATCATATTTAACAGCAAATTCAATCGCAGATATTTTGTTGAAATATTCCGTATCCAAACGATGTAGAACACCTGGAACTTCAATAGGTTGAGTATCCGTTTTTTCCTTGATGATTTCAAAGAATGGATTCATCAAATCTAGATAGGATAAATGATTGACTCTACTAAATTCTCTAGCTGCTGCTGCTAAATGGCTATCTACCAAAGTGCTGATAACAACTGCATCATCTTTGATAGCATCTTGCAAAATATCTAACAATTCAGATTCCTTATTAATAAATGGGAATCGATAACTATTATTGAAAATCAAATCTGGATATTGAGCCATGACGGCTGATAATAATTTTTGGGATGTTCCTCCCAAAGAATCAGAAATAGTATAAATAGTAATCTCTTTTTTCATGAAAACTCCTTTTTTAGCGATTTACTTCAGCATTTCTTGCTTCTTGGATAATAAAGTTCAGCAAAGCCGACTTAGTAATTGTTCCTATAATGTGAGGTTCATTTTGCTCCTCCACAACAGGCAATGAATCAATGGCGAAGTCCTGCAAAAGTGCAGCTGCTTCAAGAATATTCAAATCCTTATGACAAGTCTTAATATGTGGCATTCTGGTCATGCAAACGGCTACTGGGGTCACATCAATATTGGCATTGAGGGCAGCCCTTAACAAATCCTTTCGTGATAAAATGCCTAGCAGCTGCTTCTTTTCATCTATCACATAGAGAACATCTGCATCATACATAAATAATGTGATAATAGCATCTTGAATAAAAGAATCATGTGTTACTAATACGGGGGAGGTCATCACATCCTCTACTTTCTTCTGAAAAGTATCAAAGAAAAAGAGAGTTTCCAAATCTGAACCAGAATAAGTGTAGCCAACTTTCGGGCTTGCTTTTAAAATCCCTACTAAGGTTAGAAAGGATAGATCTGAGCGTAAGGTCGCCCTAGATACATCTAACAGCTCTGATATTTTTTCCCCACTGACTGGCTGATCCTTTTTCACAATTTCTACAATTTCTTTTTGTCGCTTTGTTAATTTCAACTGTTACTCCTTTTAAAAACTTCAATCTTTAATAATCATCATTATGTGTCATATTATAACAAATAAATTCTGATTGTCAATGATTTATGACTGATTCTTTTCTGTTGACAAATATATATGCTATATATTACAATGTATCTGTCGTTTAATATGACGCATATTTAATCAATCGGAGGCAAAAATGGATAAATGGATTTATTTTTTTGATGAAGGACGTGCTAGTGATAAAGCCTTATTAGGTGGTAAAGGGGCTAATTTGGCAGAAATGACTCATTTAGGGCTCCCAGTGCCAGAAGGCTTTACCATTACAACTCAAAGTTGTCTACGTTATTTAGAAACTCCTTCTTTTTTTGAATCTATTTTAAAAGAGGAAGTTTTGAAAGCGATTACGAACTTAGAAAGCAAGACAAATAAATTTTTTATGGGCAATGAGTCCTCGCTACTGCTAGTTTCCGTTCGTAGCGGTGCAAAAATTTCTATGCCTGGTATGATGGACACCATTCTCAATCTTGGTTTAAATGACTTACGTGTTCAGACTTTAGCGGACGTAACAAATGCTAATTTCGCTTATAATTGCTATCGCCGTTTGTTGCAGATGTTTGCAGATGTCGTCTACGGCATTCCAAAAGAGGAATTTGATCGATGCTTAGAAAAAACCGAAAAGCAATTGAATAAAACAATCAATGATTTTTCAAAAGAAGAGCACCAATCACTTATCCAACGATATAAAGAAATTTATCAAGAGCACTACCAAAATTTCCCACAGAGTCCCAAAGAGCAACTCTACGCTGCTATCAAGGCTGTGTTCAAATCATGGAACAATCCACGCGCTAAAGTTTACCGCGAATTGAATCAAATTCCTCACGATTTAGGAACGGCTGTCAATGTTCAAAGCATGGTGTTTGGAAATAGCGACCAAAAAAGCGGCACAGGCGTTGTTTTCACAAGAAATCCTGCCACTGGTGAACATCATCTGTTTGGGGAATTTCTACTCAATGCTCAAGGGGAAGATGTCGTAGCTGGTATTCGAACTCCAGAACCGATTGACTCTCTTAAACGAATCTTACCACAGGCCTATGAAAACTTTTGTAACTATGCCAAGATTCTTGAAAAACATTACAAAGATATGCAGGATATTGAATTTACCATTGAAAAGGAGAAATTGTACATCCTGCAAACTCGAAATGGGAAGCGTACTGCTAAAGCAAGCTTAAAAATCGCTTTGGATCTAGTCGATGAAAAAATGATTTCAAAAGAAGAAGCTCTCCTACGAGTCAGTCCTTCTGCTATTAACCAACTGATTCACCCTATTTTTGAAGAATCTGCTTTGAAATCAGCTCATTATTTGACTCAAGGACTTCCTGCTAGTCCAGGCGCAGCAACAGGAGAAATTGTCTTTACCGCCGAGCGGGCTAAAGAACTTCATGCACTAGGAAAAAACGTTATTTTGGTTCGCCAAGAAACTTCTCCCGAGGATATTGAAGGAATGGTGGTCAGTCAAGCAATTGTGACTAGTCATGGCGGAATGACTTCTCATGCTGCCGTTGTAGCACGTGGCATGGGCACTTGTTGTGTCGCAGGATGTGGCGAATTGTCTATCAATGAATACGATAAAACAATTGTATGCGACAAAGTGACTCTAAGAGAGGGAGACATCCTTTCTGTAGATGGCACTTCCGGCAAGCTCTACACGGGCAATATTCCAACTACTATGATTGACAATAACGACGAATTACAGTTGTTCCTTTCTTGGGCAGACGAAGTGGCTCAACTGAGCGTTCGTGCAAATGCAGAAACGATTCAAGACTTAAAAACAGCCATGCAATTTGGTGCTAAAGGAATTGGCCTTGCTCGTACAGAGCACATGTTCTTTGGTGAAAAACGAATTTTAGAAATGCGGAGATTGATTTTATCAAACGACGAAGTAGAAACAAATTCCGCTTTAAAGAAACTCTTGGCTTTCCAAGAAGAGGATTTCTATCAAATGTTTCAAACAATTCAGGATAAGCCGATGATTGTCCGTTTATTGGATCCGCCTATGCATGAATTTTTACCAAAAAATAAACCAGAAATTGAGCAGTTGGCTGAAAAACTACAAATCTCTGCTGAGACATTAACACAGAAAATTGCCTCCCTGCAAGAAACAAATCCAATGTTAGGACATCGTGGTTGTCGTTTAGGAATTACACAGCCTCAAATTTATAAAATGCAGGTAGAAGCTATTTTTAACAGTGCCATTAGACTGGCAAAAGAAGGCATGGTCATTAAGCCAGAAATCATGATTCCGCTGATTGCTGAAAAATCAGAACTCGTTTATCTCAAAAAGCTACTGGTTGAGTACATTGGAACTATCTTCAACAAGCATCATATTGAACCTTTCCCTTATGAAATTGGCACCATGATTGAACTGCCGCGCGCCTGCTTTATTGCAGACCAACTGGCTGAAGAAGCAGATTTCTTTAGTTTCGGTACCAATGACTTAACGCAAATGACCTATGGCTTTTCTCGTGATGATATTGGAAAATTTATCCAGCATTACAAAGACAAAGAAATTATGTCGTTTGACCCTTTCCAAACTATTGACCAGACTGGAGTTGGGGAACTCATGAAAATAGCCATTTCAAAGGCTCTCCAAGTGAATCCCAATCTTCCAATTGGAGTTTGTGGTGAAGTCGGAGGAGATCCTACTTCTATTCCTTTCTTCCAAGACATTGGCATTACTTATGTTTCTTGCTCCCCTTATCGTGTCCCTGCTGCACGATTAGCTGTTGCACAAGCAAATCTTTCCTAGTCCTTCCTTATAATCACACCAGCTCTTTTCATCTGTCAACAAGGGCAGACAAGAATTGAGCTGATTTTTTAGTCCTTATAGTAGAAAACCACATTCTCTTTCGATTAATTTACATGAAATTTTCAATGTTTTAAATTTTTTTAAGACAATTTTAAACAAAGAGGGTATAATGAAGATGAGAAAAGAGATTATCAACTGACAATGGAAAATTATTCTCGAAAAAATAAAACTTCAACTACTAAAGAAGAAAAAACACCTACTCGTCATCATATCAAAAAAGGTCTCTCAGCTTTTCAGAAGACCCTTGCTACGATTGGGAGTATCCTTGGGATTATCACTGCAACGATTACCATCATGACTTTCATGAATAACAATAAATCTGATAACAAAACAAAAACTAGTCAGACGACACAAACAACCATTATCAAAGAAATTCAGAAAGAAACAACGACTGAGGCCCCTAGCTCTAACAACACAACTGCTACTAGTCAAGGCGAAACAGAAACAAGTAGCGCTAGCTCTAACACTACGCAGTCTAGCAATACATCAAGCGATACTAGCTCTAGCCAAACAAGTAACGACAGTGCTGATAAGGATACAACATCATCAAGCTCTAGCAATTAAAAAATAACGGAAGCAAGACTACTCATCAGACCAATGTCCGATAGTTGTTCAACTTCCGTTTTTTATATCTAATTTTATACTCAATGAAAATCACAAAACAAACTAAGACAAGTCGTAGATAAATCGAAAGTTCCCGTAGAGCTTTTGAGATTGGAGATGAAACGTCCGTGAGGATGTGTCAACAGTACAGCTTTGAGTAGCGGATAGAACTTGCGAAGTAAGTATCAAGACGATTCGCTTGTCTATCTCGAAAGAGTACTTCTGACGAAAACTTCGTTTTTTATCGCCACCTTTCACAATTCCCTAGATTGTTAAGAAAGCACTCACTGCATTCACTTTATCTGCAACCTTTCATAGTTCTCGGGCTGTCAAAGCTAACGAAGTTTGAAAAGATTTTTACAGAGTATCATTTCCGATACATTTTCACCTGAAGATATAAATCATTGTAAATTCCCAGCCATTTCGCCCCTAATTGCTGATAGACTTCCAAATGCTTCATCGTTTCTTCATCTGGATAAAAGGCTCTATCTTCCTGCACTTCTTTAGGAAGCATTGCTTTGGCTAGTACATTCGGGGTAGAATAACCAACATACAAGGCATTTTTATAGGCATTTTCAGGTTTTAACATAAAGTTAATGAATTGATAGGCAGCCTTTTTATTTTTGACCGTCTTAGGAATGACAATATTATCAAACCAAAGATTGCTAGCTTCTGGCGGTACGACATAACGCAATTTCGGATTTTTATCCAGCATCTGCCGCGCCTCTCCAGAGAAACTAACACCAATAGCAGCATTATTTTGAATCATATAGCCTTTCATCTCATCAGCAACAATAGCTTTGATGTTTGGTGTTAACGTATAGAGCTTATCAACCGCCTCTTGCAATTGCTTGGTATTCTTTGAATTTAAGCTATATCCTAATGCATTCAATCCAACGCCCATTACTTCACGCGCTCCATCAATCATCATGATAGAGTTTTTATACTCAGGTCGCCACAAGTCACTCCAATGCTTAGGTGCTGTTTTGACCAATTCCGTGTTGTAAACAATGCCTAGCGTTCCCCAAAAGTATGGAATAGAGTATTGATTGCGGGGATCAAATGATTGATTTAAAAATCGTTTTCCAATATTTTCTAAGCCTTTAATCTGAGAATGATCCAACTTTTCTAGTAAGTGTTCCGACATCATTTTTGAAATCATGTATTCACTGGGAATAGCAATATCATAGGTTGTCCCGCCCTGCTTAATCTTCGTGTACATGGATTCGTTAGAATCAAAGGTTTCATATTGAACTTGGATACCGGTTTCTTTTGTAAATTTCGTCAATAATTCTGGATCAATGTAATCTCCCCAATTATAGATGACTAATTTGTCACCAGAACCGATTTTTGTCCGACTTTCAATGTGATGGCTCAAGCCCCAGAGGATAAGGATAATAGCAACAATGCCCATTAAAAATGAATAAAGCTTTTTCATGCCGCATCCTCCTTCTCACGAGAAATAAAATAATAACCAATCACCAAAAGAATACTGAAAAGAAATACCAAAGCAGAGAGAGCATTGATTTCTAGAGAAATTCCTTGACGAGCACGCGAGTAAATCTCAACCGACAAGGTTGAAAAACCATTTCCTGTCACAAAGAACGTCACAGCAAAGTCATCTAGAGAGTAGGTGAAAGCCATAAAGTAACCGGCAATGATAGCTGGTGTCAGATAAGGCAGCATGATTTCCTTGAGCATCTGAACTTGGCTTGCTCCTAAATCATAGGCCGCCTTAATCATGTCATCATTCATCTCTTTTAACCGTGGCAATATCATCAAGACTACGATAGGAATTGAAAAAGCAATATGACTGGCTAAGACTGATAGAAAACCTAATTGAAATTTGATAGTTGTAAAAAGAATTAAGAAACTAGCCCCAATCATGACATCTGGCGCTACCATAAGGATATTATTAACCGATAAAAAGGCATCTTGGTATTTCTTTTTAGCTTGATAAATATAAATGGCACCAAACGTTCCGATTGCTGTTGCAATCAAAGAAGATAGAAATGCTAAGAAAAAGGTCTGCGCTAAAATGAGCATCAAGCGAGTATCACTGAACATATTTTGAAAATGCGTCAGACTAAAGCCTGTAAACTTGTTCATATCATCGCCAGCATTGAACGCATAGCCAATCAAATAAAAAATCGGCAAATAAAGAATTAAGAAGATGACTGTTAAATAAATACTAGCAGTTTTTTTCATCGCTCTCCCCCTTCTTTCGTTGCCCACATGATAACGAGCATGGCTACAATCAAGACAACACCAATGGTTGAGCCCATTCCCCAATTTTGTGTAGTCAGAAAATGCTGCTCAATGGCTGTACCTAGCGTAATAACGCGATTGCCACCGATCAAACGCGTCAGCATAAAAAGACTGAGACTAGGGATAAAGACTGACTGCACACCACTTCTCACGCCATTCATAGATAGAGGGAAAACAACACGACGGAAAGTTTCCCAACGATTGGCACCAAGGTCATAGCTGGCATTGATCAGATTTTGATCCATGTCCTCTAAAACATTAAAAATCGGCAATATCATAAAGGGCAGCTCAATATAACTGGCTACAAAAATAAAAGAGAAATCTGTAAACAGGATTTGCTGAGGACCAATCCCGATAAAACTTAAAAACTGATTGACCGAACCATTTTGTCCAAAAATCCCGATAAAAGCGTAAGCTTTGAGAAGTAGATTGACCCATGTTGGCAAAATAATGAGCATCAACCAAAGCTGTCTATGCTTTAATTGTGTCAATAAAAATGCAGTTGGATAACTGATTACTAAAGTGACAACTGTGATAATCCCCGCATATAAAACAGAGTTTAAACTCATTTTGAGATAAGTCAGATTTTGCGAAGCGAAGTAAGTCTTATAATTTTCAAGAGTAAAGTGACCTTCGATATTGAAAAACGACTGCCAAACAATCATGGCAACAGGCGCTAATACAAACAATAGAACCC from the Streptococcus constellatus subsp. constellatus genome contains:
- a CDS encoding ribosomal-processing cysteine protease Prp; this translates as MIQAVFERAEDGELRSAEITGHAESGEYGFDVVCASVSTLAINFINSIEKFAGYEPILELNEEEGGFLRVEIPTDIPPHQREMTQLFFESFFLGMANLSEDSAEFVQTRVITEN
- the rplU gene encoding 50S ribosomal protein L21; the protein is MSTYAIIKTGGKQVKVEVGQAIYVEKLDVEAGQDVTFDEVVLVGGENTVVGTPLVSGATVVGTVEKQGKQKKVVTYKYKPKKGSHRKQGHRQPYTKVVINAINA
- a CDS encoding fructose-bisphosphatase class III, with translation MEQYKRILLKEFDSKQKVITELINLEAILNLPKGTELYLSDIHGEFEAFDYILRTCAGNLNEKINDCFGEKLSKEEKDKLTLLIAYPQEVLSDGFLYPLKDKSWYGEIIQNLLTLLAFVAAKYTRSKVRKALPPQYAYIIEELLYTDRNLPDSNIYFETIQNYLIDLGEASQFISALSTVIRQLIIDHLHIVGDIFDRGAAADKVMNELMAYHSVDIQWGNHDIIWMGAFFGSKECLLILLRIAARYGYLYDIERAYGLNLRPLVLFAEKTYSENAKFKPKLGKRSDDYSPEEILQLEKIHQALAIIQFKLENQLIKRRPEFNMSQHLTLDKIDYWEESVMIEEKKHFLANTCFQTINPQKPEELTDVEEEVVATLLDSFQHSIQLKNQISFLMNKGSMYKIYNNHLLFHGCIPLETSGDFQPLQINQIRYAGKELLDFFEYHIRESSKNPEIQNDFSTDLIWYCWNGKLSPLFGKDKMTTLERYFIEDKQTHVEKENPYFSYRNSANICKLILEEFGLFSEHSRIVNGHTPVKTLKGESPIRGEGMLFVIDGGLCEAYQKKTGIAGYSLLNNSYGFQIVTHQPFQNVQKMIEEALDLSSLKRVIEHVRERTLIKSTTIGKILIEQQQELSVLLHEFYDY
- the rpmA gene encoding 50S ribosomal protein L27, yielding MLKMNLANLQLFAHKKGGGSTSNGRDSQAKRLGAKAADGQTVTGGSILYRQRGTHIYPGINVGRGGDDTLFAKVEGVVRFERKGRDKKQVSVYPIAK
- a CDS encoding cysteine desulfurase family protein, yielding MIYLDNSATTKPYPEALATYTEVASKIWGNPSSLHSLGSQATRLLDASRKQIAGLLGKSSQEIFFTSGGTEGDNWVIKGVAFEKARYGKHLIVSAIEHPAVKESALWLKEQGFEIDFAPIDNKGFVEVEKLADLIRPDTTLVSVMAINNEIGSVQPIKAISKLLVDRPTVSFHVDAVQAIAKIPTENYLTDRVDLATFSSHKFHGLRGVGFVYIKSGKKISPLLNGGGQESDKRSTTENLAGIAATAKALRMSMENLEVFITRTTKMKEVILEELAKYPDVTIFSGIEEFAPHILTFGIKGVRGEVVVHAFEEYDIYISTTSACSSKAGKPAGTLIAMGVDKSLAQTAVRISLDVDNDMSQMEQFLTTFKLIYEKTRKVR
- a CDS encoding pyruvate, water dikinase regulatory protein translates to MKKEITIYTISDSLGGTSQKLLSAVMAQYPDLIFNNSYRFPFINKESELLDILQDAIKDDAVVISTLVDSHLAAAAREFSRVNHLSYLDLMNPFFEIIKEKTDTQPIEVPGVLHRLDTEYFNKISAIEFAVKYDDGKNPQGFLESDLVILGVSRTSKTPLSIYLANKGYKVSNLPLIPEVPLPQVLDKVDKRRMIGLVCDPDKLAKVRSNRLDALGLTQATSYTDVEKIYEELDYSKKVFQKHQAYIINITDKSIEETACIIEEHLKSLSSNKY
- the thiI gene encoding tRNA uracil 4-sulfurtransferase ThiI, with protein sequence MQYSEIMVRYGELSTKGKNRMRFINKLKRNMQAVLSIYPDVHVKADRDRAHVYLHGTAYQPVAESLKQIFGIQNFSPSYKIEKSVPALVEAVQTIMKKIYKEGMTFKIASKRSDHNFELDSRELNQTLGNAVFDAIPHVQVKMKAPDITLQVEIREEAAYLSYETIRGAGGLPVGTSGKGMLMMSGGIDSPVAGYLALKRGVDIEAVHFASPPYTSPGALKKAQDLTRKLTKFGGNIQFIEVPFTEIQEEIKAKAPEAYLMTLTRRFMMRITDRIREERGGLVIINGESLGQVASQTLESMQAINAVTNTPIIRPVVTMDKLEIIDIAEKIDTFNISIQPFEDCCTIFAPDRPKTNPKIKNAEQYETRMDVEGLVERAVADIIITEITPEAETDEVDEMIEGLL